Proteins from a genomic interval of Vreelandella profundi:
- the msrB gene encoding peptide-methionine (R)-S-oxide reductase MsrB, which translates to MAKIDKKPEEWQKQLTPEQYRVAREKGTERPFSGDYQVLDAQGIYHCVCCNAPLFENEHKFDAGCGWPSFDRPLGTRCVEEHQDGTHGMQRTEVVCSHCDAHLGHVFPDGPPETTGLRYCINSVSLEFHPDE; encoded by the coding sequence ATGGCTAAAATTGATAAAAAGCCCGAAGAGTGGCAAAAACAGCTGACGCCAGAGCAGTACCGCGTAGCGCGTGAAAAAGGTACAGAGCGCCCGTTCAGCGGCGATTATCAGGTATTGGATGCCCAAGGCATTTATCACTGCGTGTGCTGCAACGCCCCGCTATTTGAGAACGAGCATAAATTCGACGCTGGATGTGGCTGGCCTAGCTTTGATCGGCCGTTAGGCACCCGCTGCGTGGAAGAGCATCAAGATGGCACCCATGGTATGCAGCGTACTGAGGTGGTCTGTTCCCACTGCGATGCCCACCTGGGCCACGTTTTTCCAGACGGGCCGCCAGAAACGACTGGTTTGCGTTACTGCATTAACTCAGTGTCATTGGAGTTTCACCCCGACGAGTAA